One segment of Ricinus communis isolate WT05 ecotype wild-type chromosome 8, ASM1957865v1, whole genome shotgun sequence DNA contains the following:
- the LOC8263171 gene encoding pentatricopeptide repeat-containing protein At4g38150 isoform X2, which produces MQMEVLAMSQATRLRLFLKRSLLSKLSFTSTATSKATPGPLCPPWLLRLVRSSPSRLPPQQPPVLNALAYLQHQNQLRSFCSKPTSEKETTKTITNTKVNFSLSDSDSDSDLDSEDSKNKEIDKTKLPPPYDPFNKKPVIEEPDDPNNLQLIFHKMRSEGLLNSAVKMFDALSKDGLTHEALELFSQIKNKGHMPDVVAYTAVIEAYANAGGQSKEALKAFMRMLAAGVAPNAYTYTVLIKGLAGDGKLADANKYVLEMMGKGMRPNAGTYSTVFEAYAKAQKVDEAKLLLQQMKGKGFVPEEKAVREVLNNKRGQVFRTVINILFDK; this is translated from the coding sequence ATGCAAATGGAAGTACTGGCAATGTCACAAGCAACCAGACTGAGACTCTTCTTGAAGCGGTCACTTCTCTCGAAATTGTCTTTCACATCTACTGCTACTAGTAAAGCAACTCCCGGCCCTCTCTGTCCGCCATGGCTGCTCCGCCTTGTCCGTTCCAGTCCCTCACGGCTACCGCCACAACAACCTCCAGTACTCAATGCACTTGCGTATTTGCAACATCAAAATCAACTTAGATCATTCTGCAGTAAACCCACCAGCGAGAAGGAGACTACAAAGACAATCACCAACACCAAAGTAAACTTTTCTCTATCCGATTCCGATTCTGACTCCGACCTGGATTCTGAAGATagtaaaaacaaagaaatagaCAAGACGAAACTCCCTCCCCCTTACGATCCATTCAACAAGAAACCCGTCATCGAGGAGCCTGATGATCCTAATAATCTTCAACTCATCTTCCACAAGATGCGTTCTGAAGGTCTCCTCAATAGTGCAGTCAAGATGTTCGACGCATTGTCTAAAGACGGACTAACCCACGAGGCATTAGAACTCTTCTCtcagattaaaaataaaggtCACATGCCTGACGTGGTTGCATATACCGCTGTAATTGAGGCTTACGCGAATGCCGGTGGCCAGTCTAAGGAGGCTCTCAAGGCTTTTATGCGCATGCTGGCGGCCGGGGTTGCTCCTAATGCTTATACTTACACTGTCCTTATTAAGGGACTTGCTGGTGATGGAAAATTGGCTGATGCTAATAAGTATGTTCTGGAAATGATGGGAAAGGGTATGCGTCCAAATGCGGGTACTTACTCTACTGTGTTTGAAGCGTATGCGAAGGCGCAAAAGGTCGACGAGGCTAAACTTCTGTTGCAACAGATGAAGGGAAAAGGATTTGTGCCTGAAGAGAAGGCTGTTCGTGAGGTTTTGAATAACAAGCGAGGCCAGGTATTCAGAACTGTCATCAACATTTTATTTGACAAGTAG
- the LOC8263171 gene encoding pentatricopeptide repeat-containing protein At1g79080, chloroplastic isoform X1 — translation MFFRSNCIIHVRQLSSPRLPRVYWLSCLPNFSVFPLLSIFLSFYFQHFLSYLFFFLPYGFTACICSNLHPIPTMASNSSFQNSAYLPSSLIMQMEVLAMSQATRLRLFLKRSLLSKLSFTSTATSKATPGPLCPPWLLRLVRSSPSRLPPQQPPVLNALAYLQHQNQLRSFCSKPTSEKETTKTITNTKVNFSLSDSDSDSDLDSEDSKNKEIDKTKLPPPYDPFNKKPVIEEPDDPNNLQLIFHKMRSEGLLNSAVKMFDALSKDGLTHEALELFSQIKNKGHMPDVVAYTAVIEAYANAGGQSKEALKAFMRMLAAGVAPNAYTYTVLIKGLAGDGKLADANKYVLEMMGKGMRPNAGTYSTVFEAYAKAQKVDEAKLLLQQMKGKGFVPEEKAVREVLNNKRGQVFRTVINILFDK, via the exons ATGTTTTTTCGAAGTAACTGCATCATACATGTCAGGCAACTGTCATCTCCTAGGCTGCCACGCGTCTATTGGCTCTCATGTCTCCctaatttttcagtttttcctttattatccatttttctttcattttattttcagcATTTTCTCTcgtaccttttcttttttctgccTTATGGCTTTACTGCTTGTATTTGTTCCAATCTTCATCCTATTCCGACGATGGCTTCCAACAGCA GTTTCCAGAACTCTGCTTATCTTCCTTCTTCGCTGATTATGCAAATGGAAGTACTGGCAATGTCACAAGCAACCAGACTGAGACTCTTCTTGAAGCGGTCACTTCTCTCGAAATTGTCTTTCACATCTACTGCTACTAGTAAAGCAACTCCCGGCCCTCTCTGTCCGCCATGGCTGCTCCGCCTTGTCCGTTCCAGTCCCTCACGGCTACCGCCACAACAACCTCCAGTACTCAATGCACTTGCGTATTTGCAACATCAAAATCAACTTAGATCATTCTGCAGTAAACCCACCAGCGAGAAGGAGACTACAAAGACAATCACCAACACCAAAGTAAACTTTTCTCTATCCGATTCCGATTCTGACTCCGACCTGGATTCTGAAGATagtaaaaacaaagaaatagaCAAGACGAAACTCCCTCCCCCTTACGATCCATTCAACAAGAAACCCGTCATCGAGGAGCCTGATGATCCTAATAATCTTCAACTCATCTTCCACAAGATGCGTTCTGAAGGTCTCCTCAATAGTGCAGTCAAGATGTTCGACGCATTGTCTAAAGACGGACTAACCCACGAGGCATTAGAACTCTTCTCtcagattaaaaataaaggtCACATGCCTGACGTGGTTGCATATACCGCTGTAATTGAGGCTTACGCGAATGCCGGTGGCCAGTCTAAGGAGGCTCTCAAGGCTTTTATGCGCATGCTGGCGGCCGGGGTTGCTCCTAATGCTTATACTTACACTGTCCTTATTAAGGGACTTGCTGGTGATGGAAAATTGGCTGATGCTAATAAGTATGTTCTGGAAATGATGGGAAAGGGTATGCGTCCAAATGCGGGTACTTACTCTACTGTGTTTGAAGCGTATGCGAAGGCGCAAAAGGTCGACGAGGCTAAACTTCTGTTGCAACAGATGAAGGGAAAAGGATTTGTGCCTGAAGAGAAGGCTGTTCGTGAGGTTTTGAATAACAAGCGAGGCCAGGTATTCAGAACTGTCATCAACATTTTATTTGACAAGTAG